The following nucleotide sequence is from Oncorhynchus keta strain PuntledgeMale-10-30-2019 unplaced genomic scaffold, Oket_V2 Un_contig_19212_pilon_pilon, whole genome shotgun sequence.
atgatgaacttcacagggtggtgaaagtgcacagtgatgaggttgatgctcctttccaataaatatctagGGTCTTATTATGGTGAATGATAATCGATGCTTGGCtaacatttgacaaataaaaaaatcttgcacttttgtccataataatctcatcatgtagtggGCTATACCTCCACTGTATCTGCTaactgttggctagagtgcacataccaataccagagtgggcacattcagTATAGACTACCTATAAACAACattttttgtgacaaaaccatcagtaggcACAGAGGTGAtaatgcgatggaaacccatttaacctgTATTTTTTATTCGGTATGTGGGAATTTAACctcaaaataaatgtttatgCGGACTACATATTCACGCACAGACTTTTttctgcaacaagtcaatttgatggaaacacaacTCTGAAAAGGAGCCAGGGTTTCCCGTAGCCGATAAACCTAATTGCAGGCTTTTTTCCTACAGAAAAATACAAAGCTGATAACAATACAATGCTTATCGTcagcatatctctctctctggggctaGGCCTAAGCTTCTCTTTTTTAGATGAATATCATACAGTGGAAacctacagtgctttcagaaagtattcagaccccttgactttttccacattttgttacgttacagccgtattctacaaatgtattaaatcacccccccatcaatctacacacaataccccgaaaatgtgtaaatgtgatatttcagtttttcatgttctatataagtattcagaccctctactcagtactttgttgaagcacctctggcagcgattacagccttgagacagcgtggtacacctgtattttgggagtttctcccattcttatctgcagatcctctcaaatgCTGTCCGGTTTGccggggagcgtcgctgcacagctattttcaggtctctccagagatattcacatttccctcgatcccgactagtctcccagtccatgccgctaataacatcctcacagcatgattctgccaccaccatgcttcaacgtagggatggtgccaggtttcctccaggtgtgACGCTTGGCACTctggccaaagtgttcaatcttggtttcatcaaaccagagaatcttgttctcatggtctgagagtcttttaggtgctttttggaaaactccaagcgggctgtcatgtgccttttactgcactatcaactgtggaaacttatatagatgtgtgtgcctttccaaatcaattgaatttagcacagATGGATTCCAACCATATTGCAGAAACATCTAAAGGATGATctatggaaacagaatgcacctgagctcaatttcgagtctcatatgtaaataatgtattttggtttttaatacttttgcaaacatttctgaaaacctcTCTTCACTTTGTCGTTATTGGGTATTGTGGGTAAAATGTTGAGGATTTttattatttaatccattttataataaatctggaatgtaacaaaatgtggaaaaattgaaGACGTCTGAATATTTTCAGAATCCACTGTTAGCCGATAGGCCTATGCAGGCATAGGCTATAAGGTTTTGCATATGCTACACATCAACACCCAATGAATAGTGTTTTTGATGTTGTTATAGGCTGTTTTTAATAACTTCTTCAGGATCGGTGGGTGccctaatgcgattagcatgaggttgtaagtaacaagaacatttcccaggacaaagacatatctgatattggcagaaagcttaaattattgttcaTCTAAATGCACTAATTTACactagctattacagtgaaagtataccatgctattgttggaggagagtgcacagttttgaacaagACAAGTTATTAAtgaaccaattaggcacatttgggcagtcttgatacaacattttgaacagaaatacaatggttcattggatcagtctacaACTTTTCACATACAcagctgccatctagtggacaaaatctaaatttcagctgggctggaataaaacgtgatgacctttctcttgcatttcaaagatgatggtacaaaagaaatacaaaataacatttttttttatttgtattatcttTCACCAGATattttgtgttatattctcctacattcatttcacatttccacaaacttcaatgcgtttcctttcaaatgctatcaacaatatgcatatccttgcttcagggcctgagttacaggcagttagatttgtcattttaggtgaaaattgaaaaaaggggtcCGATCCTGATGAAGGACATTTAAATGTGCTTCATTTGGCCAATATCCCTTGGTTATAGGCGGCACTGGCTGTGCCAGGTCAGATCTGAAAGGATGTCTGATAAATTTCTCAAATATCCAGTAAATTAAAATCTTCACGGTCACATTGTTCAGCAGAAACACTGGAATACATATATTGTTTTTATACcgattttagaatattcgcatgaaaatgtGTCTCCAATATGATGGAACCTAGCTATAGACACCCTAAAGACTATGGCAAGTGCGCTAGTCCAGTATCAATTTGATAATGCATGCACATCATGGTTCACCAGCAGCCCCAAGCATCTAAAGAATGGCCAATATCTACAGACCAGACAAACAAGCTTGAAAGAATTGTACTTAAACTCCCCCTTCATTCTCATCTGGAGGTTGAGCATATTTTTGTCTGTAtatctgtaacgtgtctgtatctacGTATACACTACCACTCAACAGTTTTGGGTcgcttagaaatatccttgtttttgaaagaaaagttttttaaatatacagtatagacattgttaatgttgaaaATGACTTGTTGCTGGAAGCGGCTgatatttaatggaatatctacataggcgtacagaggcccattatcaagtttatcattttaaaatgctaattttcattagaaaacccctttgcaattaCGTTTGCAGAGTTGAAAACTGctgtgctgatttaaagaagaagtaaaactggccttctttagaatagttgagtatctggatcatcagcatttgtgggttcgattacaggctcaaaatagccagaagcaaattactttcttctgaaacaattttcagctgtgctaacataattgcaaaagggttttctaatgatcaattagcattttcaaatgataaacttagattagctaacacaacgtgtcattggaccacaggagtgatggttgctgataatggccatttccaagtgaccccaagcttttgaacggtagtgtatatttatgTAAAATGTGACCCACAATGGTAATAAGTCCCTGACTTTTTTTTTGTGCAATCCCAGTCACTTTTAAAAATCTTTGTCTATATATGTATTTTTTGGATTGGTTTTATCAGTCCAATCCAAAAACTGTGCAGCAGCAATTTGATGAATGGACAGAGACATCTGTTAGAAAACACCAAAAAGTTTAATGACATTGCGATATTGTCAAGCCTTAGATACTGGGTAATTTTACAAGGTAGGGAGTGAGGCTGTCCatgaaataaaattgtatttcttATAGCATAGCAAATATTCAAAACAGCCGAAATTGTCAAATTGCGTGAGGCTTAGAACTCACTACTCAAAAGGCAACAGAAGTCGGatctgtcttatttctgtagatataTATGGATTGTTAATAAAGCCAGGCACATGTAATGTGTTAGGCTATTGATTACAGACCTAattctctctcctcacttttctTAGACAAGGCAAGGGCTGTTTTCTCTTCACACTCCGCTGCTGCCTCCGTcacattgttctcaacaccaatatACTGGTTAACTTTTccattatgcacatagcaacgcGGTCTAGGAAAAGGTGCCAATTCAACTGCGCATAGAAGATTAAGCTATGTTTCAGAACTGCAGACCGCAACCGCTATCCAACGCGGGTGAAATCACATTGGtcataaaataatgtttttttttttattagtgttgcacctagggttgcaaaattccaggaaTGTTCTATAAATTCACTGATTTTCCAAAAATCGTGGTTGGAGGATTCCGGATTTCCTGTTTATTCCATCCCGATTCCAATACACCTCCATCCTGTATTttgggaaaaccagggaatttattgaaagttctagtaattttgcaaccctagttgcaccattgttcttacataatataaccatatacaatttcagtTGCACATGTCTTagagtgatggactgtgccatccctacagcctccacaatggattagtccactgagacaggctgAAATCAGATTGGTGTCTTGTGCGCTATGAAAAAAAACAACATATTTGAGACTGCTTTAATTAAGAAATCTCAGTCGACCAAAATGGGGCCAGCTCTAGTAGGGAGGGATGCATTTTCTAGTTATCCAGATTGAGAGTCTACTATTTTCATGTTAAACAAGCAAACAATGATATTGAAGTGCCCAAAGTAGGTTTGTTTTGTTAATTGTTTGTGTGGtgcattggcacagaaacctgttggGGGAAAATTTgttgcatatattttatataattataaatatggCATCAAAATGTAGAAAATCTGATTTCCCCATAGTTGATCATAGTGTAATGAAACTGTCATGTCTgccccctctcctgctctctggtGCTCGAGGCCGCCAGGctgctcatcattacgcacatcaCAGGACTCACCTAGACTCCATCACGTTATtaattacctcccctatatctgtcacttacTCAGATTCTTTCATGAGTCAGCATTAATGTCGTTATGTGTCCCTTGTCCAGACGCTGCTCGTGTTTTGTTTCCTGTCTGTTAAATCATtaaatattcactccctgtaTTTTCTTCTCATCTCCCAGCGTCTATACTTACAGAAACAGACAGGAAGACTGAGCTCGTCTGTGGTGGTTagcgaaccctcaaccttcttgcccgtagccctgtgtggtgtctactgtgCCACAAAAGCATGAAGTCACATAAACATTCATAAACACAGGATCGCTACAGTTATTGTTATTTGTTCTTGACAACATTATTTTGAGTTAATTACATCAGGAGGGAGCATGTTCATTTTATTTTACAGTACAAGGGGAGGGTCATGTTGCAAATGTTTTTTTATGTTTGGGAGGGGGTGTATTTTTGGGGGGATGTAAGGGAAAAACTTTTGTTATCTGACTCAGTTTAGCTTGAAGACAAAGACAACCTTGGTAATTTTCAGGAGAGAAACAACACCCCACATgaaaaaaatactacagtttacaaTCAAATTCCGTAGTAAAGTGTAGTACAGTATATTGTAGAATACTGCTCCACACTGTGGTATTCCTAGATCATGTGTAGAACTTGGGGATAGATCAAAATGTACTGGGGGGATTTTGATCTATCCCCAAGTTCTACACATGATCTAGGAATACCACAGTGTGGAGCAGTATTCTACAATATACTGTACTACACTTTACTACGGAATTTGAttgtaaactgtagtatttttttcATGTGGGGTGTTATTTCTCTCCTGAAAATTACCAAGGTTGTCTTTGTCTTCAAGCTAAACTGAGTCAGATAACAAAAGTTTTTCCCTTACTAAATCATAATATTATCATTATGTCGCACTATTCTATCTGTACTATTAACTTTACCTTCAGAATTTATGTTGCTTCAAAAATAGATAGTGTGATGTTGGTGGCTTGCATAATTATTATCCTTAGTGAACTTTAATTTTTCCCCCATAGATTTTATGAACATTTTTGAAACATTGTTTTCTAGGACTTTGCTCTGCTGGGCCGGCAGGGAAAGAGTTTGCCACAGCCTTCATGCAAAATTATATTGAAGACTATAAAGGCTCAAGCTTTAAGATTGAAGTGGCatctccccccacctccctccaacCCACTAAGGTCAAGGTAACTGCCCTTGGGAAGGTCTATGAGAAGACAGTTGACCCTGGTAAAAGCGTGTCCTTTGACTTACCCAAAGGAGTAGAGATGATTGGCAGTAAAAAGAACCTCCCCACTGTCCTGATCGAAGCTTCCCAGGAGGTCACAGTGTTGTCACTCAACTACAAAAAGGAAACTGCTGACACCTCTGTTGTCTACCCCGTGAAGGACTGGGGAACAGAGTACTTCATCTTCACCCCCATGTCGACCGCTGGTGATAGGTTCTCCAAAGAGTTTTCCATCATCAACTACAAAGAGAAGAACTTTGGGGTTGAGGTCTATCTGACTGGCCCGGTGACATTCCAAAGGCAAAAGTATTTTGCAGGAAGCAAGCTGACAATCGATCTTTTGCCCTTTGAGAGTGTACAGATTCAGAGCCAGTTTGATCTGAGTAGCACCAAAGTGATCTCTAAGTTTCCAGTAGGAGTTCTCTCAGGACACAGCTGTACTAAGAAATATACTGGCTGCAACCATGTCTATGAGCAGCTCCAGCCCGTTAAGAGTTGGGGGAAGGAATTCATTGTTGCACCACTGCCTTTCCATAAAGACATCAACAGATATGATAGTCTTTATATCCAAACATCTCAGTTCACTCAAGTCAAAGTCATTCAAACTGGTATCGATTTCCTTACACTACCAATGTTCCCAGGACAATCATTGGAGCTCATTGTCACCTGGCCAAATTCCTATTACTTGAGTGCTGACAAAGGCATTCAGGTCCTGTATGAGTTCAACGGAGGTGACATAGGAAAGAAGCAATACTACGACCCTTTTCTGTTCACCATTCTACCAACTGATCAATTCAGCACTTCATACTCTCTAGAAGGGCAAGCTGGCTTCCACAACATGTTCGTAATGGTGGCTCTTACCAAGGACCTGGGTGGGTTCACGGTAGACAAGCTCCCAATGCCCTTAAAAATTGAGTGGCACAAAGTGGACGGAACTGAGTACTCATGGGCTGAGGTCTTGTATGGTACTGGAGCTAGCTTCCACCAGATAGCCCACGCTAACTCCCCATTCGCTATCTACAGCATTGGTGGAGCTTATGCCAATGGCTATGGATCGCCTgcctctggtaacccaggtatgTCAATCAAATGTGTCGTATTGTGTTTCAAGCAACAGGGATTCTCCCAAGGGTGACTGGTGAACACTAGCTGTGACAGAGTACCCATATTTTTCTTATAATTTCTGCCCTTAATCCCCCCAAAAGATGCCCCTGAATGCCCAGAGAACAGCCACTATGAGGTGTGTGGAAGGGGCTGTCCTGCCACCTGTGAAGACCCAGAAGGTCCCTCCATGTGCAATACCAGTTGTGTGAAGAGCTGTATGTGTGACAAGGGCTATGTGCTTAATGGAAAAAAGTGTGTGCCCCTGTCACAATGTGGTTGTCTTTACAATGATAAATACTACAAAAATGGCCAAGTCTTCCATCCCAATgggctctgtcaggaggagtgcACATGCAATGGCAAGGTATGTTTACATTGGTCTTAGTAAGGTATGCCTAATGTCATGTATTTGCCTTTTGGTCCATTTTCTGTATTTTGTTTAAATTCTGTAAATACTTCAAATGTAGCTGTATGTATATTAACATGTTGGAACGATGCATGGTTTAGTTGAACATCTTAATATTTGAGCAAAGAAACATATTTGCCCTTGATCTGATCAAGTGTTAATCTATACATCTAAACAATAAAAGTTATTTGATGTGAAGGATATTTTCATGGCTTAATTATGTCTTGTTTTATTGATCAGGTGAAGTGTGTGAAGTTCAGCTGTGGTCCCCATGAGACGTGTGAGGTGAAGAATGGGGTAAGGCATTGCCAGGCTGTTGGAAAGGGAGTCTGCACCATCTCAGGTGACCCACATTACAAGACCTTTGACAACAGCTTATATGACTTCCAAGGTACCTGCACCTACACTGCAGCTCAAGGCTGCTATCTAGAGGGCACACGCCTCAACCCCTTCTCTGTTGTGGTGGAGAATGAGAAATGGTACGCCATGTCAAATAATCCAAAGGTGTCTGTTGCCAAGCTTGTGGCTGTAGAAGTCTATGGTAATACCCTGGTTCTAAGGAAGAATCAAGCAGGAATGATAATGGTTAGTATTTCATTTGACTGTATGACAAATGCACACATACTCTTTTTGTGTTTGATTAATTAACATGAGACAATTCCGTAATCACTTTCAGAAAATAAGAGGTCATAAAGTATACAACTAACCTAGTGCATATAATTAGAAGAGGCTTGATACTAGCCATTTGTTATGGTCACATTTGATATGCCATTCATCCAGGTAAATGGAATTATGATGAGCCTCCTGTGAATCTTAACAATGGAGCAGTGCAGGCCTACCAAGAGGGCACCTATGATGTCATCACAACAGACTTCGGCCTGAGAGTCACCTATGACCTTGTGTACCACATCATTGTCACCGTCCCTGGCAACTACCGGGGCAAGACCTGTGGTCTGTGTGGCAATTTCAACGATAACAAGAATGATGAGTTTCAACTGCCTGATGGGAAATTAACCAAGGACCTCCTGACCTTTGGCGCAGCCTGGAAGATCAGTGTGCCACATGTGGTTTGTGAGGATGGCTGCAGCGGAGACTTCTGCCCCAAGTGTGAGGCAAAGAAGAAACTCATATTTGAGGCTGACTGTAGCATCATCACAAACCCTCAAGGTCCCTTCGTCGCCTGCCACAATGTGATAGACCCCACCTCTTACTTCAGAGATTGTGTCTATGATGTCTGCTTGTC
It contains:
- the LOC118379201 gene encoding IgGFc-binding protein-like, with translation MKGSLQCFTVLLLSGLCSAGPAGKEFATAFMQNYIEDYKGSSFKIEVASPPTSLQPTKVKVTALGKVYEKTVDPGKSVSFDLPKGVEMIGSKKNLPTVLIEASQEVTVLSLNYKKETADTSVVYPVKDWGTEYFIFTPMSTAGDRFSKEFSIINYKEKNFGVEVYLTGPVTFQRQKYFAGSKLTIDLLPFESVQIQSQFDLSSTKVISKFPVGVLSGHSCTKKYTGCNHVYEQLQPVKSWGKEFIVAPLPFHKDINRYDSLYIQTSQFTQVKVIQTGIDFLTLPMFPGQSLELIVTWPNSYYLSADKGIQVLYEFNGGDIGKKQYYDPFLFTILPTDQFSTSYSLEGQAGFHNMFVMVALTKDLGGFTVDKLPMPLKIEWHKVDGTEYSWAEVLYGTGASFHQIAHANSPFAIYSIGGAYANGYGSPASGNPDAPECPENSHYEVCGRGCPATCEDPEGPSMCNTSCVKSCMCDKGYVLNGKKCVPLSQCGCLYNDKYYKNGQVFHPNGLCQEECTCNGKVKCVKFSCGPHETCEVKNGVRHCQAVGKGVCTISGDPHYKTFDNSLYDFQGTCTYTAAQGCYLEGTRLNPFSVVVENEKWYAMSNNPKVSVAKLVAVEVYGNTLVLRKNQAGMIMVNGIMMSLL